The following proteins are encoded in a genomic region of Phycisphaera sp.:
- the lpxD gene encoding UDP-3-O-(3-hydroxymyristoyl)glucosamine N-acyltransferase, with product MTQARPKATTTGTLAEILQARLVGPSDIPLADIAPLDKATPGALTFIRDQRHAAAWATSNASAALVTEGVNLDEGDPSDRAILYVPDADRALLTLLEAFAEHAAPPVPEQGVDPTAVVDPSADVEGASIGPMCIVGAGCRVAPGAVLMARVTLGPGVTVDADSVLHAGVVVQHGCTIGAGCILHPGAVVGADGFGYLPGPAGPVKIPHLGAVVIEDDAEIGANTCIDRGKLSDTRIGKGTKIDNLCQIGHNGDIGEHVIICGSCAIAGSVTIGSGATIAGNVSVSDGVTVGAGATIGARSGVINDIPAGETWLGTPAMPAREAAANYAQFRTLSKDLRQLRKRLRDA from the coding sequence ATGACCCAAGCCAGGCCCAAGGCCACCACCACCGGCACCCTGGCAGAGATCCTCCAAGCGAGGCTGGTCGGCCCAAGCGACATCCCCCTGGCCGACATCGCCCCCCTCGACAAGGCCACCCCCGGTGCCCTCACCTTCATCCGCGACCAGCGCCACGCCGCCGCCTGGGCCACCTCCAACGCCTCGGCCGCCCTGGTCACCGAGGGCGTCAATCTCGACGAGGGCGATCCGAGCGACCGCGCCATCCTCTACGTGCCCGACGCCGACCGCGCGCTGCTCACCCTGCTCGAGGCCTTCGCCGAACACGCCGCCCCGCCGGTGCCCGAGCAGGGCGTCGACCCCACCGCCGTGGTCGATCCTTCCGCCGATGTCGAGGGCGCCTCGATCGGCCCCATGTGCATCGTCGGCGCTGGCTGCCGCGTCGCGCCCGGTGCCGTTCTTATGGCCCGCGTCACGCTGGGCCCGGGCGTCACCGTGGATGCCGACTCGGTGCTCCACGCGGGCGTTGTCGTCCAGCACGGCTGCACGATTGGTGCCGGCTGCATCCTCCACCCCGGCGCGGTCGTCGGGGCCGACGGCTTCGGCTACCTGCCCGGCCCCGCTGGCCCGGTCAAGATCCCGCACCTGGGCGCGGTGGTCATCGAAGACGACGCCGAGATCGGCGCCAACACCTGCATCGACCGCGGCAAGCTGAGCGATACCCGCATCGGCAAGGGCACCAAGATCGATAACCTCTGCCAGATCGGCCACAACGGCGACATCGGCGAGCACGTCATCATCTGCGGCTCGTGCGCCATCGCCGGCAGCGTCACCATTGGGAGTGGCGCGACCATCGCGGGCAATGTTTCGGTGAGCGACGGCGTCACCGTTGGCGCGGGCGCCACCATCGGTGCACGCAGCGGCGTCATCAACGACATCCCCGCCGGCGAAACGTGGCTGGGCACCCCCGCGATGCCCGCTCGCGAGGCCGCCGCCAACTACGCCCAGTTCCGCACGCTCTCCAAGGACCTGCGCCAGCTCCGCAAGCGGCTGCGCGACGCATGA
- a CDS encoding OmpH family outer membrane protein, translating into MPETPNTAPAISYSRANAGMGLLAMVALAIATVALLKPQADASSVARAPATPVAVIDLVGVITQLNEYNDVKAKFDAEADVKAAEIEKLTAEIEGLQEDLKSYDPNSDAYDQTFRELNMKAGFRELRGTMLIRWQAEDNARVLTELYEKALKAVEDVAKRDGWDVVIHAGQGLIVPRNPNIRAEAAMDFVENFIQTRRVIYSSDAVDISDSVVELMNNQYAAGG; encoded by the coding sequence ATGCCAGAGACCCCAAACACGGCACCCGCCATCTCGTATTCCCGCGCGAACGCCGGCATGGGCCTGCTCGCGATGGTTGCCCTTGCGATCGCCACCGTTGCGTTGCTCAAGCCCCAAGCCGACGCCTCGTCGGTCGCCCGGGCCCCGGCGACACCCGTCGCCGTGATCGACCTCGTGGGCGTGATCACCCAACTCAACGAGTACAACGACGTCAAGGCGAAGTTCGATGCCGAAGCGGACGTCAAAGCCGCCGAGATCGAGAAGCTGACCGCCGAGATCGAGGGCCTGCAGGAAGACCTCAAGAGCTACGACCCGAACTCAGATGCCTACGACCAGACCTTCCGAGAGCTCAACATGAAGGCCGGCTTCCGAGAGCTTCGGGGCACCATGCTCATCCGCTGGCAGGCCGAAGACAACGCCCGCGTGCTAACCGAGCTCTACGAGAAGGCCCTCAAGGCCGTGGAAGACGTCGCCAAGCGGGACGGCTGGGATGTCGTCATCCACGCCGGCCAGGGCCTCATCGTGCCGCGGAACCCCAACATCCGGGCCGAGGCCGCCATGGACTTTGTGGAGAACTTCATCCAAACCCGCCGAGTCATCTATTCCAGCGACGCTGTGGACATCTCGGACAGCGTGGTCGAGCTCATGAACAACCAGTACGCCGCCGGGGGCTGA
- a CDS encoding UDP-3-O-acyl-N-acetylglucosamine deacetylase → MTAHAVPRRTLAASASLSGTGLFTSQPATITFKPGSSGLTLSRAGLSSPLPVHHIAVSTTPIHPGFADGPPRSTNLAAGDTMIATVEHALSALAGLGITDCDIELQGAEVPILDGSAQPFVDAILEAGTNDLGSTIEPITIDEPITLKVEDRTITAKPRTLPGWSITYFLDYGDGAYLEPQAVTWDGSPETYTQNIARARTFCMEHEALALQSAGLFQGLTPADMLVIGKDGPIDNAYRLDNEPAAHKLLDATGDLTLAGRPIQADIVATKSGHALNHQMARALAGALKTQPRV, encoded by the coding sequence ATGACCGCCCACGCCGTCCCGCGCAGGACCCTCGCCGCCAGCGCGAGCCTCAGCGGCACCGGCCTGTTCACGTCCCAGCCCGCCACCATCACCTTCAAGCCGGGCTCGAGCGGCCTCACGCTGTCTCGCGCCGGCCTCTCCTCGCCACTGCCCGTCCACCACATCGCGGTCAGCACGACACCGATCCACCCCGGCTTCGCCGACGGTCCGCCGCGGAGCACCAATCTGGCCGCGGGCGACACGATGATCGCCACCGTCGAGCACGCCCTCTCGGCCCTCGCCGGCCTGGGCATCACCGATTGCGACATCGAACTCCAGGGCGCCGAGGTCCCCATCCTCGACGGTTCGGCCCAGCCCTTCGTCGACGCCATCCTTGAGGCGGGCACCAATGACCTGGGCTCCACCATCGAGCCGATCACCATCGACGAACCGATCACCCTCAAGGTCGAAGACCGCACCATCACCGCCAAGCCGCGCACCCTGCCCGGCTGGTCGATCACCTATTTCCTCGACTACGGCGACGGCGCGTACCTCGAGCCCCAGGCCGTCACCTGGGACGGCTCGCCCGAGACCTACACACAGAACATCGCCCGCGCCCGCACCTTTTGCATGGAACACGAAGCCCTCGCGCTGCAAAGCGCGGGGCTGTTCCAGGGCCTCACCCCCGCCGACATGCTCGTCATCGGCAAAGACGGCCCGATCGACAACGCCTACCGCCTGGACAATGAACCCGCCGCCCACAAGCTCCTCGACGCCACCGGCGACCTCACGCTCGCCGGCCGGCCGATCCAGGCCGACATCGTCGCCACCAAGTCGGGCCACGCGTTGAACCACCAGATGGCCCGCGCGCTGGCAGGGGCGCTCAAAACCCAGCCGCGGGTGTGA
- a CDS encoding serine protease, translating into MPLVACALLVGGCTITGLEETATREAWPADAEAVFGCTPVSIDLVGGRVRGSGSGVFVSDRWLLTAAHVVPEGAEFAWISFERNGTTVGVMYPIEVVMTGGGEPVEAGDWALIRLPERAEEIGATPAKLVDDGFEDGGAVLVGFPTKDADVGLFTPREVVVLRSEAPGPIEQLGHDGERELRYFRMVRGWSELGGASGGPVVVYDEQGRPRVAGILLGRVEYRGMWKRGRAIVTHAIPPQAFLAARGVLDDLPSREGPEGMLTGDLR; encoded by the coding sequence GTGCCGCTCGTCGCGTGCGCGCTGCTGGTGGGTGGATGCACGATCACCGGGCTCGAGGAGACCGCCACGCGAGAGGCCTGGCCGGCCGACGCGGAGGCGGTGTTCGGCTGCACGCCGGTGAGCATCGACCTGGTTGGCGGGCGTGTGCGCGGGAGTGGTTCGGGTGTGTTCGTTTCGGACCGCTGGCTGCTGACGGCGGCGCACGTGGTGCCCGAGGGTGCCGAGTTCGCGTGGATCTCGTTCGAGCGGAACGGGACGACCGTTGGCGTGATGTACCCGATCGAGGTCGTCATGACGGGCGGCGGTGAGCCCGTGGAAGCCGGGGACTGGGCGCTCATCCGGCTGCCCGAGCGAGCCGAGGAGATCGGTGCGACACCGGCCAAGCTGGTGGATGACGGGTTCGAGGACGGCGGCGCGGTGCTGGTTGGGTTCCCCACGAAGGACGCCGACGTGGGATTGTTCACGCCGCGTGAGGTCGTCGTGCTGCGCAGCGAGGCGCCTGGGCCGATCGAGCAACTGGGGCATGACGGCGAGCGTGAGCTGCGATACTTCCGCATGGTGCGGGGGTGGAGCGAGCTTGGCGGAGCGTCGGGCGGGCCGGTGGTGGTGTACGACGAGCAAGGGCGGCCGCGGGTGGCGGGGATCCTGCTGGGGCGTGTGGAGTATCGCGGGATGTGGAAGCGCGGGCGGGCGATCGTGACGCACGCGATCCCGCCGCAGGCGTTCCTGGCGGCTCGGGGAGTACTCGATGACCTGCCGTCGCGGGAGGGGCCCGAAGGGATGCTGACGGGCGACCTACGCTGA
- a CDS encoding SpoIIE family protein phosphatase: MTTQPARKPARAEDDPGLSIIDFLSDGGFVHLCATLSVLLSAPVRLLDARGREILPTEDEAVTWRLADPGPDPAALAAERAFTVPMRAHGRVIGWVHVGKSPATEGPLAAEIEQSVALMVDVADQVCDRELELRARLRELSATQRLSALLASAQSEDEVLGIALDSAIELLGLWAGSLVLFDQDDQSQGLATEERDVEHRVSRNLSEGWLANPLPLSADREFDKRALAGEVVAVADLQRDSRVQIKARTKEEGLASALHAGMIFNQKPLGVIRLYGRQVRQFTPAEERVLRTIAQHAAVAIGQARLLRTQREERRMQRQLKLASDVQRRMLPKRAPKSERLDLAASWEPSLELSGDFFDFIELDRDSRPEGERRIGIVVGDVVGKGVAAALLMSHVRASLLAHASLDSSPGTVLAAVNDDLCRDSLPNEFVTLWYAVVDPVGLELVYASAGHDPPVLLRPVVDGMPPDTSEIEGADARPMLSSGMIAGVLPGQIFDEERVPLLGGDTLVMFTDGMTDAQHFDGQRYGRSRFARSVFDAVSANPDISAAAMVKEVVWGVRRFSGLAEMPDDQTIVVLRVKP; encoded by the coding sequence ATGACGACACAACCCGCCCGCAAGCCCGCGCGTGCCGAGGACGACCCTGGGCTTTCGATCATCGACTTCCTGAGCGACGGCGGCTTTGTGCACTTGTGCGCGACGCTGTCGGTGCTGCTGTCTGCCCCGGTGCGATTGCTGGACGCTCGCGGGCGTGAGATCCTGCCGACCGAGGACGAGGCGGTGACGTGGCGGCTGGCCGACCCCGGGCCCGATCCGGCGGCGCTGGCGGCCGAGCGTGCGTTCACGGTGCCGATGCGGGCGCACGGGCGCGTGATCGGCTGGGTACACGTGGGCAAGAGCCCGGCGACCGAGGGCCCGCTGGCGGCCGAGATCGAGCAATCGGTCGCGCTGATGGTGGACGTGGCCGATCAGGTGTGCGATCGGGAGCTCGAGCTTCGGGCGCGATTGCGCGAGCTGAGCGCGACGCAGCGGCTGAGCGCCCTGCTGGCGTCGGCCCAGAGCGAGGACGAGGTGCTGGGCATCGCGCTGGATAGCGCGATCGAGCTGCTGGGGTTGTGGGCCGGATCGCTGGTGCTGTTCGACCAGGACGACCAGAGCCAGGGTCTGGCGACCGAGGAGCGTGACGTCGAGCACCGGGTGAGCCGGAACCTGAGCGAGGGATGGCTGGCCAACCCGCTGCCGCTCTCGGCCGATCGCGAGTTTGACAAGCGGGCGCTCGCGGGTGAGGTGGTCGCGGTGGCCGACCTGCAGCGCGACTCGCGGGTGCAGATCAAGGCACGCACCAAGGAAGAAGGGCTGGCGAGCGCCCTACACGCGGGCATGATCTTCAACCAGAAGCCGCTGGGGGTGATCCGGCTGTACGGCCGGCAGGTGCGGCAGTTCACGCCGGCCGAAGAGCGGGTCTTGCGGACCATCGCGCAGCACGCGGCGGTGGCGATCGGGCAGGCGCGGCTCTTGCGCACGCAGCGCGAGGAACGCCGCATGCAGCGGCAGCTGAAGCTGGCCAGCGACGTGCAGCGCCGCATGCTGCCCAAGCGGGCGCCGAAGAGCGAGCGGCTGGACCTGGCGGCAAGCTGGGAGCCGAGCCTGGAGCTGAGCGGTGATTTCTTCGACTTCATCGAGCTCGATCGTGATAGCCGGCCCGAGGGCGAGCGGCGGATCGGCATCGTCGTGGGCGATGTTGTGGGCAAGGGCGTGGCGGCGGCGCTGCTGATGAGCCACGTGCGCGCCAGCCTGCTGGCCCACGCGTCACTCGATTCGTCGCCCGGTACCGTGCTGGCTGCGGTGAACGATGATTTGTGCCGCGATTCGTTGCCGAACGAGTTTGTCACGCTGTGGTACGCCGTGGTGGACCCGGTGGGCCTGGAGCTGGTCTACGCGAGCGCGGGCCACGACCCGCCCGTGCTGCTGCGGCCGGTTGTGGATGGGATGCCACCGGACACCTCGGAGATCGAGGGTGCCGACGCGCGGCCGATGCTCAGCAGCGGGATGATTGCGGGCGTGTTGCCCGGGCAGATATTCGATGAGGAGCGCGTGCCGTTGCTCGGTGGCGACACGCTGGTGATGTTCACCGACGGCATGACCGACGCGCAGCACTTCGATGGGCAGCGGTATGGGCGGTCGAGGTTTGCTCGTTCGGTGTTCGACGCGGTGAGCGCGAACCCCGATATCTCGGCGGCGGCGATGGTGAAGGAAGTGGTGTGGGGCGTGCGACGCTTCTCTGGGTTGGCCGAGATGCCCGACGACCAGACGATCGTGGTGCTGCGGGTGAAGCCTTGA
- a CDS encoding aminotransferase class IV, giving the protein MATVFLNGRLLRDDDPAASVSLSDAGFMHGVGLFETMTARKTDSGVRVVRVDEHVGRLVASAKELGLASSLRAGPLAEAIEHTAQSHLEDAEHDAARLRLTVTGGDLNLVRREAERVGAGVQTPTVAIVAQQATVYPPELYERGGLMTVADAKANPLEPTSGHKTLNYWWRLRELQASLAKGGTEGLVFTITNHVCGGCVSNVFAVKDGAVMTPVARGEEADIAGQGGAMPSPVLPGVTRAAVLEITAGLGMQVRKQWLAISDLLDADEVFCTNASFGVLAMTRIEGREIGDGQVGPVSTQLREKLAGLDQA; this is encoded by the coding sequence ATGGCCACGGTATTCCTCAACGGCAGGCTGCTGCGGGACGACGACCCCGCGGCGAGCGTTTCCCTCTCGGACGCGGGCTTCATGCACGGCGTCGGCTTGTTCGAGACGATGACGGCGCGCAAGACCGACTCGGGTGTGCGCGTGGTGCGCGTGGATGAGCATGTCGGGCGGCTGGTGGCTTCGGCCAAGGAGCTGGGGCTGGCATCGTCGCTGCGCGCCGGGCCGCTGGCCGAGGCGATCGAGCACACGGCACAGTCTCACCTCGAAGATGCCGAGCACGACGCGGCGCGGTTGCGGTTGACGGTGACCGGCGGCGACCTGAACCTGGTGCGCCGCGAGGCAGAGCGCGTGGGGGCGGGTGTGCAGACGCCGACGGTGGCCATCGTGGCGCAGCAGGCCACGGTGTATCCGCCCGAGTTGTACGAGCGGGGCGGCCTCATGACGGTGGCCGACGCGAAGGCGAATCCGCTGGAGCCGACATCGGGGCACAAGACGCTGAATTACTGGTGGCGTTTGCGCGAGCTCCAGGCGTCGTTGGCCAAGGGCGGCACCGAGGGGCTGGTGTTCACCATAACGAATCACGTGTGCGGCGGCTGCGTGAGCAATGTGTTTGCCGTCAAGGATGGGGCGGTGATGACGCCGGTGGCGCGCGGCGAGGAGGCGGACATCGCGGGCCAGGGGGGCGCGATGCCCAGCCCGGTGCTGCCGGGCGTGACACGGGCGGCGGTGCTGGAGATCACGGCCGGGCTCGGGATGCAGGTGCGCAAGCAGTGGCTGGCGATCTCGGACCTGCTCGACGCCGACGAGGTGTTCTGCACGAACGCGAGCTTCGGCGTGCTGGCGATGACACGCATCGAGGGGCGGGAGATCGGCGATGGGCAGGTGGGGCCGGTGAGCACGCAACTGCGCGAGAAGCTGGCCGGGCTCGATCAAGCCTGA